A stretch of the Elephas maximus indicus isolate mEleMax1 chromosome 3, mEleMax1 primary haplotype, whole genome shotgun sequence genome encodes the following:
- the EPHX3 gene encoding epoxide hydrolase 3: MPELVVTALLTPSRLTLKLLRALMWCLVFSAALVTAAVYGCIALTHVLCRPRRGCRGRPRCVVPACLSDPSLGEHDFLTLKSSGLRLHYVSSGRGNGPLMLFLHGFPENWFSWRYQLREFQSRFHVVAVDLRGYWPSDSPQDVDWYTTDLLMVDIQDVILGLGYSKCVLVGHDWGAILAWNFSIYYPALVERLVVASAAPMSVYQDYSLRHISQLFRSHYVFLFQLPWLPEKLLSMSDFQILKTTLTHHKTGIPHVTPNDLEAFLYSFTQPSGLVGPLNYYRNIFRNFPLEPQELSTRTLLLWGEKDTYLEPGLVGAIGSRFVPGRLEAHILPGVGHWVPQSNPEEMNQYMWAFLQDLLD, translated from the exons ATGCCCGAGCTGGTGGTCACTGCGCTTTTGACGCCGTCGCGCCTCACGCTGAAGTTGCTGCGAGCCTTGATGTGGTGCCTGGTGTTCTCCGCTGCGTTGGTAACCGCGGCTGTGTACGGCTGCATCGCGCTGACACACGTGCTGTGCCGGCCGCGGCGCGGCTGCCGTGGGCGCCCCCGGTGTGTCGTTCCCGCCTGCCTGAGCGACCCTTCGCTGGGTGAGCACGACTTCCTGACCCTCAAG AGCTCGGGCCTGCGCCTGCACTATGTCTCCTCCGGACGAGGCAACGGGCCCCTCATGCTCTTCCTGCACGGCTTCCCAGAAAACTG GTTCTCCTGGCGCTACCAGCTCCGGGAGTTCCAGAGCCGCTTCCATGTCGTAGCTGTGGACCTGCGTGGCTACTGGCCCTCGGATTCTCCACAAGATGTGGACTGGTACACCACCGACCTGCTGATGGTGGACATCCAGGATGTCATCTTGGGTCTGG GTTACTCCAAGTGCGTGCTCGTGGGCCACGACTGGGGCGCAATCCTGGCCTGGAATTTCTCCATCTACTACCCGGCActggtggagcggctggtggtggCCAGTGCTGCACCCATGTCTGTGTACCAAG ACTACTCCCTACGCCACATCAGCCAGCTCTTCCGTTCCCACTACGTGTTCCTATTCCAGCTTCCCTGGCTGCCCGAGAAGTTGCTCTCCATGTCTGACTTCCAG ATCCTGAAGACTACGCTCACCCACCACAAGACGGGCATCCCACATGTGACCCCCAATGATCTTGAGGCCTTCCTGTACAGCTTCACGCAGCCCAGTGGCCTCGTGGGGCCCCTCAACTACTACCGGAACATCTTCAG AAACTTCCCCCTGGAGCCCCAGGAGCTGTCCACGCGCACACTGCTGCTGTGGGGGGAGAAGGACACCTACTTGGAGCCGGGACTGGTGGGCGCCATTGGTAGCCGTTTTGTGCCTGGCCGGCTGGAGGCCCACATCCTGCCAGGTGTGGGGCACTGGGTCCCACAGAGCAACCCTGAAGAGATGAACCAGTACATGTGGGCCTTCCTACAAGACCTGCTGGACTAG